In Luteibacter mycovicinus, a genomic segment contains:
- a CDS encoding ABC transporter permease produces MVPTVLAMLRRQKFIHLMLLAEIAVLTALIVNALAVVAATQQRWQTPTGVDEANIGVIRSIGVVGAANPSTAAQNLQLLREIPDVRSAAYGAPPLMNTSTIDVRRDAGARSATTRAYLFQGSQGLTATLGLDVVAGRTFTSDDPPPAGTLDDNSVLPVLITRELSQRLFPDSDALGKVVYTNGNPMRVIGIVRYLRSQLTGADNDDMGVVSEIRIENENVGGAFTIRAKNGSLGRALPAAAALMEQHNTGHVQADVFTLTGKRLEYFASDMAVSRMLLTVIIVLIVMLACGLAGLTHFLVNKRQRQIGVMRAVGAMKRDIVFFFACENLIVSGSGAILGIVMAISLHVHLSERYGLAAPTSALVLVTALGMMAVSLSAVALTAGRAVRRTPMTLFG; encoded by the coding sequence ATGGTCCCGACCGTGCTGGCCATGCTGCGGCGGCAAAAGTTCATACATCTCATGCTGCTTGCGGAGATCGCGGTACTCACCGCGTTGATCGTCAACGCTCTGGCAGTCGTTGCCGCCACGCAGCAGCGATGGCAGACACCGACCGGCGTCGACGAAGCCAACATCGGTGTCATCCGAAGCATAGGCGTCGTCGGCGCGGCTAACCCGTCAACGGCGGCACAGAACCTCCAGCTCCTCCGTGAGATCCCCGACGTTCGGTCCGCGGCATACGGCGCACCGCCATTGATGAACACCTCCACGATCGATGTCCGCCGTGATGCCGGCGCTCGGTCGGCTACCACCCGTGCATACCTCTTTCAGGGGAGCCAGGGGCTCACGGCCACACTCGGACTCGACGTGGTGGCCGGGCGTACGTTCACCTCGGATGATCCGCCACCTGCCGGCACACTGGACGACAACAGCGTTCTTCCCGTTCTCATCACGCGGGAGTTATCGCAAAGATTGTTTCCCGACTCGGATGCTCTCGGAAAGGTCGTCTACACCAATGGCAATCCCATGCGGGTGATCGGTATCGTCCGATATCTTCGATCCCAGCTTACCGGCGCCGACAACGACGACATGGGTGTCGTCAGCGAGATTCGTATCGAGAATGAAAATGTCGGTGGCGCATTCACCATCCGCGCGAAGAACGGCTCGCTCGGACGGGCACTACCCGCCGCGGCTGCCCTTATGGAGCAGCATAATACCGGCCACGTCCAGGCCGATGTCTTCACGCTCACGGGGAAGCGCCTGGAATACTTCGCCTCCGATATGGCCGTGTCGCGCATGCTCCTGACCGTGATTATCGTCCTTATCGTCATGCTTGCCTGCGGACTGGCTGGCCTCACGCATTTCCTTGTGAATAAGCGTCAGAGGCAGATTGGAGTGATGCGCGCCGTCGGTGCCATGAAGCGGGATATCGTCTTCTTCTTCGCCTGCGAAAACCTGATCGTTTCAGGTAGTGGCGCGATCCTCGGCATCGTCATGGCGATTTCCCTTCACGTCCATCTCTCGGAACGTTACGGTCTGGCGGCGCCCACGTCAGCACTGGTTCTGGTGACCGCGCTTGGAATGATGGCCGTCAGCCTGTCTGCCGTGGCGCTTACTGCCGGACGCGCGGTACGTCGCACCCCCATGACGCTTTTCGGATAA
- a CDS encoding peptidase domain-containing ABC transporter, which yields MLQAELTECGLACVAMIAHYHGHGIDLGWMRSRYASSLSGMSLRRTAEIVAEIGLHPRVIKCPMSILARLGRPTILYWGSNHFVVFISAKDGRYVIHDPAKGRCVLNETEFARLFTGYAIDAQPGQDFTPIVPARKPRFNAQVRTIMRSLVGAGLLLLCLAVCLELLGLVGPLLLQWVIERAIGRRDVDLLYLLAGLFSFAILIRSVLSLARDWSIASVSAAFVRRWGADVFRHLLRLPLAYFEKRNIGDVLSRYLSIQSIQSILSTNIVSSLIDGGTSLIALVLIAGYSLKFALIALVTLAFYGAIRLYVYTPLMLANQDQLNASARQESLMIESVRGIATVKLFNDHEGRTNRFTSLFTLTLNKLIRVKYLSSIARSANDSIMGLCRIGIVTLGARQVLDGHFTVGAFVAAIAYVEMFLLKGAALVDNIIELRLLDLHVDRLRDITDQPQEELGAGALPASIGTLRFENIGFRYASDEPWIIRHFDETILPGESVALAGPSGVGKTTLIKLILGFLEPTEGRILYDGVDVTMIGRAAFRAICGTVLQSDRLFSGSIEENICFFDPAMDSARVSRAAHLAAVDGEVMSFPMGYKTLVGDMGSALSAGQEQRILLARAIYRNPQLLLLDEATSHLDVVNERLIGRHIAGLPMTRLMVAHRPETIDSADRVIHLHYPHENGKPSVAATASR from the coding sequence GTGCTCCAGGCCGAGCTGACCGAGTGCGGCCTCGCGTGCGTCGCCATGATTGCCCATTACCACGGGCATGGCATCGATCTGGGCTGGATGCGTTCCCGTTACGCGTCCTCACTATCGGGCATGTCCTTGCGCCGCACCGCCGAGATCGTGGCGGAGATCGGCTTGCATCCGCGCGTGATCAAGTGCCCGATGAGCATTCTCGCCCGCCTTGGCCGCCCGACCATCCTCTACTGGGGGAGCAATCACTTCGTGGTGTTCATCTCAGCCAAGGATGGCCGTTACGTCATCCATGACCCCGCGAAGGGTCGATGCGTGCTGAACGAAACGGAGTTCGCGCGTCTTTTCACCGGCTACGCGATCGACGCCCAACCAGGGCAGGATTTCACGCCGATTGTGCCCGCGCGAAAACCACGATTCAACGCGCAGGTCCGAACCATCATGCGCTCCCTGGTGGGAGCGGGCCTGCTACTGCTCTGTTTGGCGGTTTGCCTCGAGCTACTGGGGCTCGTTGGTCCATTACTGCTTCAGTGGGTCATCGAGCGTGCCATAGGAAGACGGGATGTCGATCTTCTCTATCTGCTAGCGGGTCTGTTTTCGTTCGCCATCCTGATCCGGTCCGTGCTTAGCCTGGCCCGTGACTGGTCGATCGCCTCGGTGAGTGCAGCGTTCGTTCGCCGATGGGGAGCGGACGTTTTCCGGCATCTTCTCCGGCTTCCGCTGGCCTACTTCGAAAAGCGGAACATAGGAGACGTGCTGTCGAGATACCTCTCGATCCAGTCCATCCAGTCGATCCTTTCGACCAATATCGTGTCTTCGCTCATCGATGGTGGGACTTCCCTCATCGCCCTGGTGTTGATCGCGGGCTATTCGTTGAAGTTCGCGCTGATCGCGCTGGTGACCCTGGCTTTCTACGGGGCGATCAGGCTCTACGTCTACACACCGCTGATGCTCGCCAATCAGGATCAGCTCAATGCCAGCGCGCGGCAGGAAAGTCTCATGATCGAATCCGTGAGGGGCATCGCCACGGTCAAGCTGTTCAACGACCACGAAGGTCGAACGAACCGCTTCACCTCGCTGTTCACCCTTACGCTCAACAAGCTGATCCGCGTGAAGTACCTCAGTTCGATAGCGAGATCCGCGAACGACTCCATCATGGGGCTCTGCCGTATCGGCATCGTCACTCTTGGCGCAAGGCAGGTACTGGATGGTCATTTCACCGTTGGAGCTTTTGTCGCCGCCATCGCCTACGTCGAAATGTTTCTTCTAAAGGGCGCCGCCCTCGTCGATAACATCATCGAACTGCGCTTGCTCGATCTGCATGTCGACCGACTCCGCGACATCACGGATCAGCCCCAGGAGGAGCTCGGCGCGGGTGCGCTGCCTGCATCCATCGGCACCCTTCGCTTCGAAAATATCGGATTCCGTTACGCGTCGGATGAGCCGTGGATAATTCGGCACTTCGACGAGACGATCCTGCCCGGTGAGTCGGTAGCGCTGGCCGGCCCTTCGGGGGTCGGAAAGACAACGCTAATCAAGCTCATTCTTGGCTTCCTCGAGCCTACCGAGGGTCGCATCCTCTATGACGGCGTCGATGTCACGATGATCGGGCGCGCCGCTTTCCGCGCAATCTGCGGTACGGTCCTGCAGAGCGACCGCCTCTTCTCAGGGTCGATCGAGGAAAACATCTGCTTTTTCGACCCCGCCATGGATAGCGCCAGGGTGTCGCGCGCGGCGCATCTCGCAGCCGTGGATGGGGAAGTCATGAGCTTCCCGATGGGCTATAAGACACTGGTTGGCGATATGGGCTCGGCCTTATCCGCAGGTCAGGAGCAGCGCATTCTGCTCGCGCGCGCCATCTACCGGAATCCACAGCTGCTGCTGCTCGATGAGGCAACCAGCCACCTGGACGTCGTCAACGAGCGGCTGATCGGACGACACATCGCTGGCTTGCCGATGACCAGGCTCATGGTGGCGCACCGCCCGGAAACCATAGACTCGGCTGATCGGGTCATCCATCTCCATTATCCGCACGAAAACGGAAAGCCTTCGGTAGCGGCAACGGCCTCCCGATGA